The DNA window ATAGATCAGTTTGCTGCTGTGGGAACGGCTCGTTTGTTGCACTGAACGATAACTGAGCAGTGCATATGTACACTGCCTAACTGTACCTGAAGGCAAACGTCCTTCGAAGTGGGTAATAGTCAACTCACCCTGCAGCTGGAACGGTAACCAAGAACGGGACGCACCTATCCGATCCTATCCGGATCAGCAGACTGGGAGTCCACAAACAAGCCCCACCCGTAGATGCGAGTAGTGAAGCGAGAAGTATCTCAGGCAATACGAGTAGATGATGCCCTCGAGAGCAAGTGCAAGTGAATGTCGGGATCGTAGTTACTGGAACAAACCGAGGTCTGTGAGTCTTGTTTCAACGGCGTTCGTTGTGTGGGCTACTGCATCGGTGGTCTTCGCACCAGTGATAACGGCTTTTCCACTACCAAAAAGGAGTGCGACCGCCGATGGATCCTCAAGACGATACACTAATCCCGGAAACTGCTCTGGCTCATACTCGACGTCTTCGAGACCAAGTCCGATGGCGATCGCGTTGAGATTAAACCGGGTGCCGAAGTCGACGCTTGCGACGATGTTTTGAATTTCGATGGGAGGTGTCTCAGTGACTTCGATGCCGAGCTCTCGCAGAGTCTCGGAGACAATGGAGAGTGATTCTCGGACTTCTTCTTCGCTATTTGCACCAGTACAGACGATTTTCCCAGACCGGAAAATGAGTGCAGTAGCGTTTGGATCCTGTGTCCGATAGACAAGCCCAGGAAATT is part of the Halostagnicola kamekurae genome and encodes:
- a CDS encoding TATA-box-binding protein, with translation MTTPTETITIENVVGSTGIDQELDLEQLGEDLTGVKYDPEQFPGLVYRTQDPNATALIFRSGKIVCTGANSEEEVRESLSIVSETLRELGIEVTETPPIEIQNIVASVDFGTRFNLNAIAIGLGLEDVEYEPEQFPGLVYRLEDPSAVALLFGSGKAVITGAKTTDAVAHTTNAVETRLTDLGLFQ